A genome region from Geobacter pickeringii includes the following:
- the gspG gene encoding type II secretion system major pseudopilin GspG, which produces MQQRMNNRGFTLIEIMVVIAILALLAALVAPKIIGRSDDAKIADTKVQIKNLETALKLYKLDNGAYPSTEQGLAALVAKPTVGVIPKNYKAEGYLESKKVPQDPWGNDFAYLAPGEHGDYDLCSYGADGAKGGEGKNADICSWNLQ; this is translated from the coding sequence ATGCAACAGCGCATGAACAACCGCGGCTTCACCCTCATCGAAATCATGGTGGTCATCGCCATCCTGGCGCTCCTGGCGGCGCTGGTGGCGCCAAAGATCATCGGCCGCTCCGACGATGCCAAGATCGCCGACACCAAGGTCCAGATCAAGAACCTGGAGACGGCGCTCAAGCTCTACAAGCTCGATAACGGCGCCTACCCCTCCACCGAGCAGGGGCTGGCGGCCCTCGTCGCCAAGCCGACGGTGGGGGTGATCCCGAAGAACTACAAGGCCGAAGGATACCTGGAGAGCAAGAAGGTTCCCCAGGACCCGTGGGGGAACGACTTTGCCTACCTCGCTCCTGGCGAACATGGCGACTACGACCTCTGCTCCTACGGTGCCGACGGCGCCAAGGGGGGCGAGGGGAAGAATGCCGACATCTGCTCCTGGAATCTCCAGTAA
- the gspE gene encoding type II secretion system ATPase GspE translates to MEQIARRLGIPFVAEIEEGEADPAILGRLPLAFARGRLVLPLRERDGRLVVVAGNPADLAAVDEVRGAYGMPVEVVAAPQRAVLEAVNRLYARLGSSAQEVVEELEGEDLSVIATELSEPQDLLDLTEEAPVIRLLNSILSEAVKERASDIHIEPYERELEVRFRIDGILYKKLAPPKVVQDALISRVKIMAGLNIAEKRLPQDGRIRVIVAGRDVDIRVSIVPTFFGERVVLRLLDKQKGIISLSAIGMSETGVASMERLLSRTSGIVLVTGPTGSGKSTTLYASLNWLNSPEKNIITIEDPIEYQIKGIGQIQVNPKIELTFAQGLRAILRQDPDIVMVGEIRDAETAEIAMQASLTGHLVLSTLHTNDSATAIARLVDMGIEPFMVASSLSAVLAQRLVRRICPHCHEPYAPEREYAGITLPATLYRGRGCEKCFGLGTLGRVGIYELLPVDGEICSMIIRRTAAGTIKEYAISRGMRTLREDGLAKVAAGITTIEEVLRVTQEEYADLPV, encoded by the coding sequence ATGGAACAGATAGCCCGGCGGCTCGGCATCCCGTTCGTGGCCGAGATCGAGGAAGGGGAAGCCGATCCGGCCATCCTCGGCCGGCTCCCCCTCGCCTTTGCCCGGGGACGCCTTGTCCTGCCGCTGCGGGAGCGCGACGGCAGGCTCGTGGTGGTGGCCGGCAACCCGGCGGACCTGGCGGCCGTGGACGAGGTGCGCGGCGCCTACGGGATGCCGGTGGAGGTGGTGGCCGCTCCGCAGCGGGCGGTCCTGGAGGCGGTGAACCGCCTCTACGCCCGGCTCGGCAGCTCGGCCCAGGAGGTAGTGGAAGAACTGGAGGGGGAGGACCTCTCCGTCATCGCCACCGAGCTTTCGGAGCCCCAGGATCTCCTCGACCTCACCGAAGAGGCGCCGGTCATCCGGCTGTTGAACTCCATCCTCTCCGAGGCGGTGAAGGAGCGGGCGAGCGACATCCACATCGAGCCCTACGAGCGGGAACTGGAGGTCCGCTTCCGGATCGACGGCATCCTCTACAAGAAGCTCGCCCCGCCGAAGGTGGTGCAGGACGCCCTCATCTCCCGCGTGAAGATCATGGCGGGGCTCAACATCGCCGAGAAACGCCTCCCCCAGGACGGCCGCATCCGCGTCATCGTGGCGGGGCGCGACGTCGACATCCGGGTCTCCATCGTCCCGACCTTTTTCGGCGAGCGGGTGGTCCTCCGCCTCCTCGACAAGCAGAAGGGGATCATCTCTCTCTCCGCCATCGGGATGTCGGAGACGGGGGTGGCATCCATGGAGCGGCTCCTGTCGCGCACCAGCGGCATCGTGCTGGTCACCGGCCCCACGGGAAGCGGCAAGTCGACCACGCTCTACGCCTCCCTCAACTGGCTCAACTCCCCCGAGAAGAACATCATCACCATCGAGGACCCGATCGAGTACCAGATCAAGGGGATCGGCCAGATCCAGGTAAATCCCAAGATCGAGCTCACCTTCGCCCAGGGGCTGCGGGCCATCCTGCGCCAGGACCCGGACATCGTCATGGTCGGCGAGATCCGGGATGCCGAGACGGCGGAGATCGCCATGCAGGCGTCGCTCACCGGCCACCTGGTCCTCTCCACCCTCCACACCAACGACAGCGCCACCGCCATCGCCCGCCTCGTCGACATGGGGATCGAGCCGTTCATGGTGGCGTCGTCCCTCTCGGCGGTCCTGGCTCAGCGGCTCGTGCGGCGCATCTGCCCCCACTGCCACGAGCCCTACGCGCCGGAGCGGGAATACGCCGGCATAACCCTCCCCGCCACCCTTTACCGCGGGCGGGGGTGCGAGAAATGCTTCGGCCTCGGGACCCTGGGGCGGGTCGGCATCTACGAGCTTCTCCCCGTGGATGGCGAGATCTGCTCCATGATCATCCGGCGCACGGCGGCGGGGACCATCAAGGAGTACGCCATCTCCCGGGGGATGCGGACCCTGCGGGAGGACGGCCTCGCCAAGGTGGCCGCCGGCATCACCACCATTGAGGAGGTCCTGCGGGTGACGCAGGAGGAGTATGCCGACCTTCCGGTATAG
- a CDS encoding DegQ family serine endoprotease: MKIISSRFLKELAIALCLSLLVVGQSPATVVAPDFVTLAETLKPTVVNISTAKSPQPQRRLRRSPGQPTDPFQDFFERFFEDAPRRPQRERSLGSGVIISAEGYILTNNHVVAGADEITVRLSDGREFKGQVKGADEKLDLALVKIEAKDHLPVAQLGNSDEIKVGEWVMAIGNPFGLSQTVTAGIVSATGRVIGSGPYDDFIQTDASINPGNSGGPLFSTAGKVIGINTAIVAGGQGIGFAIPVNMAKEVIPQLEEKGKVVRGWLGVSIQPITPDLARSFGLDSEKGALIADVVSGGPAAKGGLASGDVVLEFDGKKIREMNELPRIVAATPVGKRVKVGILRNGKPQEVEVTVGRLADGEEAGAKVAGEKLGMTVRELTRDRAEKLGLTESRGVVVTVVEPGSVADGAGIQAGDIIREIGGRPVATVADYEKAVGPLKKGDVIRFLLRRGDGNYFLALTVE, translated from the coding sequence ATGAAAATCATCTCGTCGCGGTTTCTGAAGGAGCTTGCCATTGCCCTCTGCCTGTCGCTCCTCGTCGTTGGCCAGTCGCCGGCCACGGTGGTCGCTCCCGACTTCGTCACCCTGGCGGAAACGCTGAAGCCGACCGTGGTCAACATCAGCACCGCCAAGAGCCCTCAACCCCAGCGGCGGCTCCGCCGCTCCCCCGGCCAGCCGACCGATCCCTTCCAGGATTTCTTCGAACGGTTCTTCGAGGATGCCCCCCGCCGTCCCCAGCGGGAGCGGAGCCTCGGCTCCGGGGTCATCATCAGCGCCGAGGGGTATATCCTCACCAACAACCATGTCGTTGCCGGCGCCGACGAGATCACGGTCCGTCTCTCCGATGGCCGCGAATTCAAGGGACAGGTGAAGGGGGCCGACGAGAAGCTCGACCTCGCCCTGGTGAAGATCGAGGCGAAGGACCATCTGCCGGTGGCCCAACTCGGCAACAGCGACGAGATCAAGGTCGGCGAGTGGGTCATGGCCATCGGCAACCCCTTCGGCCTCTCCCAGACGGTGACCGCCGGCATCGTCAGCGCCACCGGCCGTGTCATCGGCAGCGGCCCCTACGACGACTTCATCCAGACCGACGCCTCCATCAACCCCGGCAATTCCGGCGGACCCCTCTTCAGCACCGCCGGGAAGGTGATCGGGATCAACACCGCCATCGTGGCGGGGGGGCAGGGAATCGGCTTCGCCATCCCGGTCAACATGGCCAAGGAGGTGATCCCGCAGTTGGAGGAAAAGGGGAAGGTGGTGCGGGGATGGCTCGGGGTCTCCATCCAGCCGATCACCCCCGACCTTGCCCGCTCCTTCGGTCTCGACAGTGAGAAGGGTGCCCTCATTGCCGACGTGGTGAGCGGGGGGCCGGCGGCGAAGGGTGGGCTTGCCAGCGGCGATGTGGTCCTGGAGTTCGACGGGAAGAAGATCCGCGAGATGAACGAGCTCCCCCGGATCGTCGCGGCTACTCCCGTGGGGAAGAGGGTGAAGGTCGGAATCCTGCGGAACGGCAAGCCGCAAGAGGTTGAGGTGACGGTGGGGCGCCTCGCTGATGGTGAGGAGGCCGGTGCGAAGGTGGCCGGGGAGAAGCTCGGCATGACGGTCCGGGAGCTGACCCGCGACCGTGCCGAGAAGCTCGGGCTCACGGAGAGCCGGGGGGTCGTCGTCACCGTGGTGGAGCCGGGGAGCGTCGCCGACGGGGCCGGCATCCAGGCGGGGGACATCATCCGCGAGATCGGCGGCCGTCCGGTGGCCACCGTTGCCGACTATGAGAAGGCGGTCGGCCCCCTCAAGAAAGGGGACGTGATCCGCTTCCTCCTCCGCCGGGGCGACGGCAACTACTTCCTCGCCCTCACGGTGGAGTGA
- a CDS encoding prepilin-type N-terminal cleavage/methylation domain-containing protein, translated as MPTSAPGISSKERRRHQAGFTLMELVVVIAVLALVAAVVLPRLTVSHAVELNRSARTLAATIRYLQDRAITSKTPYRTRIAIGAGTVRVTKLSATGTEEGSGDPSLDRPILAEGITVMDVLTPREGKLSEGEAVLRFEMGGLADFAAIHLKNADGAIVTVMALPSSGKVTVADGYQEEPR; from the coding sequence ATGCCGACATCTGCTCCTGGAATCTCCAGTAAGGAGCGGCGACGGCACCAGGCCGGCTTCACCCTGATGGAGCTGGTGGTGGTCATCGCCGTTCTGGCGCTGGTGGCGGCCGTCGTCCTCCCGCGGCTCACGGTGAGCCACGCCGTGGAACTGAACCGCTCGGCCCGGACCCTGGCGGCAACGATCCGCTACCTGCAGGACCGCGCCATCACGAGCAAGACCCCGTACCGGACCCGGATCGCCATCGGCGCCGGCACCGTCAGGGTAACGAAGCTCTCCGCCACCGGCACGGAAGAAGGGTCGGGAGACCCCTCCCTCGACCGCCCGATCCTGGCGGAGGGGATCACCGTGATGGACGTCCTCACCCCGCGGGAGGGGAAGCTCTCCGAGGGGGAAGCGGTGCTTCGCTTCGAGATGGGGGGGCTTGCCGACTTCGCCGCCATCCACCTGAAGAACGCCGACGGCGCCATCGTCACGGTCATGGCCCTCCCCTCCTCGGGAAAGGTGACGGTGGCCGACGGCTACCAGGAGGAGCCCCGGTGA
- the gspC gene encoding type II secretion system protein GspC, whose amino-acid sequence MKKIHLLTALLIVLNCLALARIAAGVVSYRLSHAFPKTGAPSAAPAMPAASEELSAFAPILERGLFGKGTQGKLTPISAAAPAKGAPTPAQNDLTLVGTAQGSFRETFALIRRATPPEERVFRLGDQVFGLGPLVSVQKESAEILTGGRRIKLMTPTSPAGEQPSQPGQPAAGGAVQTGAGSYVVDQKVLNAALDNLGQAMTDARMLPSVKDGKVEGFRVSEVKPAGIFATIGIRNGDVLQRINDLAVDSPERAIQSLASLKGQNRIKLDLIRDGQPTTFTYDIR is encoded by the coding sequence ATGAAAAAGATTCACCTCCTCACCGCACTGCTCATCGTCCTCAACTGCCTGGCGCTCGCCCGTATCGCCGCCGGGGTGGTATCCTACCGCCTTTCGCACGCTTTCCCGAAAACCGGGGCCCCCTCCGCGGCGCCGGCCATGCCCGCCGCATCCGAAGAGCTCTCCGCCTTCGCCCCCATCCTGGAGCGGGGCCTCTTCGGCAAGGGAACCCAGGGGAAGCTGACCCCTATCAGCGCGGCGGCTCCCGCCAAAGGAGCCCCGACGCCGGCCCAGAACGATCTCACCCTCGTCGGCACCGCCCAGGGGTCGTTCCGGGAGACCTTTGCCCTCATCCGGCGGGCAACCCCGCCCGAAGAGCGGGTCTTCCGCCTCGGCGACCAGGTCTTCGGCCTCGGCCCCCTGGTATCGGTGCAGAAGGAAAGCGCGGAAATTCTCACCGGCGGCCGGCGGATCAAGCTGATGACACCGACCTCCCCCGCCGGCGAGCAACCCTCCCAGCCGGGCCAGCCCGCGGCCGGCGGCGCCGTGCAGACCGGGGCCGGCAGCTACGTCGTCGACCAGAAGGTGCTGAACGCGGCCCTGGACAACCTCGGCCAGGCCATGACCGACGCGCGGATGCTCCCGAGCGTCAAGGACGGCAAGGTGGAAGGGTTCAGGGTTTCCGAGGTGAAGCCGGCGGGAATCTTCGCCACCATCGGCATCCGCAACGGCGACGTGCTCCAGCGGATCAACGACCTGGCGGTGGACTCGCCGGAGCGGGCGATCCAGTCCCTGGCCTCCCTCAAGGGGCAGAACCGGATCAAGCTCGACCTGATCCGGGACGGCCAGCCGACAACCTTCACCTACGACATACGTTAA
- the gspF gene encoding type II secretion system inner membrane protein GspF — translation MPTFRYSAYTAAGKETAGTVEAENLKEARLRLRRDGIFPRELASAEEEARGAARSLFGKRVGLGELALVTRRLATLVGSQVPVFEAVTTLGEQESAGELKKALGRVRERLAEGGSLSRALALEPRLFSESYVSMVAAGEASGALDAVLERLAQFLEEQRAIKGKVTAALAYPLLMTVVGGGVMLFLLAFVIPKIVTIFQDNKAVLPLITIIVIKTSTFIRGFWWALLVAAAGLVWLYRRLMAREEHRLRRDRLIIRLPLAGMLVQRLVLSRFAKVLGLLLAAGVPVIRALEITGDAVVNREYRGALHGIAAELAEGGSLSGAMKSRPLFPPLLVHMVAVGEKGGELEEMLGKAGSAFEREFESSVSTVMSLLEPLLVLAMGLAVGFVVVAVLLPIFELNQLIR, via the coding sequence ATGCCGACCTTCCGGTATAGCGCCTATACGGCCGCAGGCAAGGAGACCGCCGGGACGGTGGAGGCGGAGAACCTCAAGGAGGCACGGCTTCGGCTCAGGCGGGACGGGATCTTCCCCCGGGAGCTGGCGTCGGCCGAGGAGGAGGCACGCGGTGCGGCCCGCAGCCTTTTCGGCAAGCGGGTGGGGCTCGGCGAGCTGGCCCTGGTCACCCGGCGGCTGGCGACGCTGGTCGGCTCCCAGGTGCCGGTCTTCGAGGCGGTCACCACCCTCGGGGAGCAGGAGTCTGCCGGCGAGCTGAAAAAGGCCCTCGGCCGGGTCAGGGAACGGCTCGCCGAAGGGGGGAGCCTCTCCCGGGCCCTGGCACTGGAGCCCCGACTCTTCAGCGAGAGCTACGTCAGCATGGTGGCCGCCGGCGAGGCGAGCGGCGCCCTCGACGCGGTCCTGGAGCGCCTCGCCCAGTTCCTGGAGGAGCAGCGGGCCATCAAGGGGAAGGTGACCGCCGCCCTCGCCTATCCGCTCCTCATGACCGTCGTCGGCGGGGGGGTCATGCTCTTTCTCCTCGCCTTCGTCATTCCCAAGATCGTCACCATCTTCCAGGACAACAAGGCGGTCCTGCCGCTCATCACCATCATCGTCATCAAGACGAGCACCTTCATCCGCGGCTTCTGGTGGGCGCTGCTCGTGGCCGCCGCCGGCCTGGTCTGGCTCTACCGCCGGCTCATGGCGCGGGAGGAACACCGCCTGCGGCGCGACCGGCTCATCATCCGGCTCCCCCTGGCCGGGATGCTGGTGCAGCGGCTCGTCCTCTCCCGCTTCGCCAAGGTGCTCGGCCTGCTCCTCGCCGCGGGGGTCCCGGTGATCCGGGCGCTGGAGATCACGGGAGACGCCGTGGTGAACCGCGAGTACCGGGGGGCCCTCCACGGCATCGCGGCGGAGCTGGCCGAGGGGGGAAGCCTCTCCGGCGCCATGAAGAGCCGCCCCCTCTTTCCGCCGCTCCTCGTCCACATGGTGGCGGTGGGGGAAAAGGGGGGGGAGCTGGAAGAGATGCTCGGCAAGGCGGGGAGCGCCTTCGAGCGGGAGTTCGAGTCGTCGGTGAGCACCGTGATGTCGCTGCTGGAGCCACTCCTCGTCCTCGCCATGGGGCTCGCCGTCGGATTCGTGGTGGTGGCGGTGCTCCTCCCCATCTTTGAGCTGAACCAGCTGATCAGGTGA
- the gspD gene encoding type II secretion system secretin GspD encodes MRIGSRLASAALILSLLAPVPALAKGVILNFNDVDISTMVKFVSDLTGKNFVMDERVKGKISVYSPTKLSTEEAFNVFTSVLELKGFTIVPAGKVYKIVPTAAAKQAGMRLITEKERLPVSDAYVARVIPLERISSQEAVAFLQPLVSKDGYIAAFGASNMLLVVDSALNIQKLTGILALIDTPQKREGAEIVFLKNAAADSVANVIREWLGGKDRTPRAAAPGQPGQAATPSVSGALILPDSRLNALIIFGSERDKEDIKKLIEMVDVSPPTGNSKINVYYLENADATEVAKVLDALIKGSPAIPGQPAAAAVPMQSAFEGGKISVTPDKATNSLVVMASPADYQNLLQVIRQIDKRRRQVFVQAVIAEVSLDKLKEVGVQLGITGGGVTGNTAAAGAFDPFNFVGAADPAQALIFSVLKGLAGNTNMQVAGNLKALFTNGAVNVLSTPNILTSDNKEAEIFVGENVPFLTQTNLSSTGLSQQSIERKDTGITLRLTPQISEGEYVKLDIYQEISAVKENKGQANDLVTTKRSAKTSVVVKDKDTVVIGGLIQDRDTESVNKVPLLGDIPLLGWLFKTKSSRREKTNLMIVLTPRIIRGGAEMAEVTDLQKGKFGEALKLDAPFDLDRELHLQKK; translated from the coding sequence ATGCGCATCGGTTCAAGGCTCGCCTCGGCGGCACTCATCCTCTCGCTCCTCGCCCCCGTGCCGGCGCTGGCGAAGGGGGTCATCCTCAACTTCAACGACGTCGACATTTCCACCATGGTCAAGTTCGTCAGCGACCTCACCGGCAAGAATTTCGTCATGGACGAGCGGGTGAAGGGGAAGATCTCCGTCTACTCCCCCACCAAGCTCTCGACGGAGGAGGCGTTCAACGTCTTCACGTCGGTTCTGGAGCTCAAGGGGTTCACCATCGTGCCCGCCGGCAAGGTCTACAAGATCGTTCCGACTGCCGCGGCCAAGCAGGCGGGGATGCGGCTCATCACCGAAAAGGAGCGGCTCCCGGTGAGCGACGCCTACGTGGCGCGGGTGATCCCCCTCGAGCGGATCTCCTCCCAGGAGGCGGTGGCCTTCCTCCAGCCCCTCGTCTCCAAGGACGGCTACATCGCCGCCTTCGGTGCCAGCAACATGCTGCTGGTGGTCGATTCGGCCCTCAACATCCAGAAGCTGACCGGCATCCTCGCCCTCATCGACACCCCCCAGAAACGGGAAGGGGCCGAGATCGTCTTCCTGAAGAACGCCGCCGCCGACAGCGTCGCCAACGTCATCCGCGAATGGCTCGGCGGCAAGGACCGGACCCCGCGCGCCGCGGCTCCGGGGCAGCCGGGGCAGGCCGCAACCCCCTCCGTCTCCGGCGCCCTCATCCTCCCCGACTCCCGCCTCAACGCCCTCATCATCTTCGGCTCCGAGCGGGACAAGGAAGACATCAAGAAGCTGATCGAGATGGTGGATGTCTCCCCCCCCACCGGCAACAGCAAGATCAACGTCTACTACCTGGAGAACGCCGACGCCACCGAAGTGGCCAAGGTCCTCGACGCCCTCATCAAGGGGTCGCCGGCCATCCCCGGCCAGCCGGCGGCCGCGGCGGTCCCGATGCAGTCCGCCTTCGAGGGGGGAAAGATCTCCGTCACCCCCGACAAGGCGACCAACTCCCTCGTCGTCATGGCGTCCCCCGCCGACTACCAGAACCTCCTCCAGGTCATCCGGCAGATCGACAAGCGGCGGCGTCAGGTCTTCGTCCAGGCGGTCATCGCCGAGGTCTCCCTCGACAAGCTGAAGGAAGTGGGGGTGCAGCTCGGGATCACGGGTGGCGGGGTTACCGGCAACACCGCCGCCGCCGGCGCCTTCGACCCCTTCAACTTCGTCGGCGCGGCCGACCCGGCCCAGGCTCTCATCTTCAGCGTCCTGAAAGGGCTCGCCGGCAACACCAACATGCAGGTCGCCGGCAACCTCAAGGCGCTCTTCACCAACGGCGCGGTGAACGTCCTCTCCACCCCCAACATCCTCACCTCCGACAACAAGGAGGCAGAGATCTTCGTCGGCGAGAACGTGCCGTTCCTGACCCAGACCAATCTCAGCTCGACGGGGCTTTCCCAGCAGTCGATCGAGCGCAAGGACACCGGCATCACGCTGCGCCTCACCCCCCAGATCAGCGAGGGGGAATACGTGAAGCTCGACATCTACCAGGAGATCTCGGCGGTCAAGGAGAACAAGGGGCAGGCCAACGATCTCGTCACCACCAAGCGCTCCGCCAAGACGTCGGTGGTGGTGAAGGACAAGGATACGGTGGTTATCGGCGGCCTGATCCAGGACCGGGACACCGAGAGCGTCAACAAGGTTCCGCTTCTGGGCGACATCCCGCTCCTCGGCTGGCTCTTCAAGACCAAGTCGTCCCGGAGGGAGAAGACCAACCTGATGATCGTCCTCACCCCCCGCATCATCCGGGGGGGTGCGGAGATGGCCGAAGTCACCGATCTCCAGAAGGGGAAATTCGGTGAGGCGCTGAAACTCGACGCCCCTTTCGATCTCGATCGGGAGCTCCACCTCCAGAAAAAATGA